In Populus alba chromosome 1, ASM523922v2, whole genome shotgun sequence, a single window of DNA contains:
- the LOC118049018 gene encoding uncharacterized protein: MKRSSLEPSFTISETADENDSNAESVVPSIYVGQFAQLLVFKMFALHYLLLLTRCVVHPICREYTRYAFTEGKRFQDSFEIIAFLKKAYESLSNLKARRMACFCGSHMAREYFVVGDLRNAKQLLDGVALLHRQEGRVTLLWEFLGYLRECSRKCGTVKEFVECSLESAALPVPSDSGIQYLQREIIHKEVFELGGGETRLASVEGNTDLKVNEENPLRLEIDLAV; the protein is encoded by the coding sequence atgaagAGATCTTCTTTGGAACCTTCATTCACAATATCAGAAACTGCTGATGAAAATGACAGTAATGCCGAATCTGTCGTACCTTCTATTTATGTGGGTCAGTTTGCTCAATTACTAGTCTTCAAAATGTTTGCTTTGCACTATCTACTTTTACTAACTCGTTGTGTTGTTCATCCAATCTGCAGAGAGTACACTCGTTATGCTTTTACTGAAGGgaaaagatttcaagattccTTTGAAATTAttgcttttcttaaaaaagctTATGAATCACTCTCTAATCTAAAAGCCCGGAGGATGGCCTGCTTCTGTGGGTCCCACATGGCAAGGGAATACTTTGTTGTGGGTGATTTAAGAAATGCAAAGCAATTACTTGATGGTGTTGCTCTTCTACACAGACAAGAGGGTCGGGTCACTTTATTGTGGGAGTTCTTGGGTTATCTGCGAGAGTGCTCGAGGAAATGTGGTACAGTGAAAGAGTTTGTTGAGTGCTCTCTTGAATCGGCAGCATTGCCAGTGCCATCTGATTCTGGGATCCAGTATTTACAGAGAGAAATTATACACAAGGAGGTTTTTGAGCTTGGTGGTGGAGAAACCAGGTTAGCATCAGTTGAAGGCAATACTGATCTCAAAGTGAATGAAGAAAATCCTCTGCGTCTTGAGATTGATCTTGCGGTATGA